From the genome of Pseudomonas sp. AB6, one region includes:
- a CDS encoding DUF4946 domain-containing protein, whose product MIYPQCKSSLISLSLLLAVSSAHAADAMVTWPADWKVEPLPATTAAEGQPSVQMRQRAVKNDQNGNPIMVMELTQTRLQPGHEVNIQSVLMEMRKAIQINFARDGFQSVCSKVHEGTLSALPTLETTCSITQNGGHVMTQTLVATATRDTAWSLSYAGSADGYASTKEEVQHIRDSLRLVVKQ is encoded by the coding sequence ATGATCTACCCGCAATGCAAGTCATCGTTGATAAGCCTGAGCCTGCTGCTAGCCGTCAGCAGCGCTCACGCGGCAGATGCGATGGTGACTTGGCCTGCTGACTGGAAAGTTGAGCCACTGCCCGCGACAACCGCAGCCGAAGGACAGCCATCGGTTCAAATGAGACAGCGAGCGGTGAAGAATGATCAAAATGGAAATCCGATCATGGTTATGGAGCTCACCCAAACTCGACTTCAGCCTGGACATGAAGTGAATATTCAGAGCGTATTGATGGAAATGCGTAAAGCGATACAGATTAACTTCGCTCGTGATGGCTTCCAAAGCGTGTGCAGCAAAGTCCATGAAGGCACCCTTAGCGCACTGCCTACGCTAGAGACTACCTGCAGCATTACCCAGAACGGCGGTCATGTCATGACTCAGACATTGGTCGCGACGGCAACCAGGGACACCGCGTGGTCGTTATCATATGCGGGGTCTGCCGACGGCTATGCGTCTACCAAAGAGGAGGTGCAGCACATTCGTGACAGCCTTCGATTAGTAGTTAAGCAATAA
- the gloA gene encoding lactoylglutathione lyase produces MSLHELNTFAGVTAVPEAVTQGFVFNHTMLRVKDITASLDFYTRVLGFSLVEKRDFLEAEFSLYFLALVDKALIPADSTVRNQWMKSIPGILELTHNHGTESDPAVVYHNGNADPRGFGHICISVPDVHVACERFENLGVPFQKRLADGRMNSLAFIKDPDGYWVEIIQPTPL; encoded by the coding sequence ATGAGCTTGCACGAATTGAACACCTTTGCCGGCGTTACCGCCGTACCGGAAGCCGTGACACAAGGTTTTGTGTTCAACCACACCATGCTGAGGGTCAAGGACATCACCGCCTCATTGGACTTCTATACTCGAGTGCTAGGTTTTAGCCTGGTGGAAAAGCGAGATTTTCTAGAAGCCGAATTCAGCTTGTACTTTCTGGCATTGGTCGATAAAGCATTGATTCCCGCCGACAGCACCGTGCGTAACCAGTGGATGAAATCTATCCCCGGGATTCTGGAACTGACCCATAACCACGGGACCGAGAGCGATCCGGCCGTCGTCTATCACAACGGTAACGCCGATCCACGCGGCTTTGGGCACATCTGCATCTCGGTCCCCGATGTCCACGTAGCCTGCGAACGTTTTGAAAACCTTGGTGTGCCTTTTCAAAAACGTCTGGCCGACGGACGTATGAACAGCCTCGCATTCATCAAAGACCCAGACGGCTACTGGGTTGAAATCATTCAACCCACGCCGCTGTGA
- a CDS encoding site-specific integrase: MNELDRYLAAATRDNTRRSYRAAVEHFEVTWGGFLPATSDSVARYLVAFAGVLSINTLKLRLSALAQWHSSQGFPDPTKAPMVRKVLKGIRALHPAQEKQAEPLQLQHLEQVIARLDLEGVQAESKGDQPTSLRCRRDAALILLGFWRGFRSDELCRLDIDNVQAIAGSGITLYLPRSKSDRENLGKTYQTPALLRLCPVQAYIEWIKCSALVHGPVFRAVDRWGNLGREGLHANSIIPLLRQALERAGLPAEQFTSHSLRRGFATWAHQSGWDLKSLMAYVGWKDMKSALRYIEAAPFSAMNETLHLSQISSINTDLL; the protein is encoded by the coding sequence ATGAATGAACTGGATCGCTACTTAGCCGCTGCCACACGCGACAACACACGGCGTAGCTACCGAGCGGCTGTTGAGCATTTTGAAGTGACCTGGGGAGGGTTTCTGCCTGCGACCAGCGACAGCGTTGCTCGTTACTTGGTCGCCTTCGCGGGAGTGCTTTCGATCAATACGTTGAAACTGCGCTTGTCAGCGCTCGCGCAATGGCACAGCAGTCAAGGATTTCCGGACCCGACCAAAGCGCCAATGGTGCGCAAAGTATTGAAAGGCATCCGGGCCCTGCATCCCGCACAGGAAAAACAAGCTGAGCCTTTGCAGTTGCAGCATTTAGAGCAAGTGATCGCCAGACTTGATCTGGAGGGTGTGCAGGCGGAGTCAAAGGGCGATCAGCCTACGTCATTGCGCTGCCGTCGTGATGCGGCATTAATTCTGTTGGGTTTTTGGCGGGGCTTTCGCAGTGATGAGCTGTGCCGCCTAGACATCGACAACGTTCAAGCTATCGCAGGGTCGGGCATTACCCTGTACTTGCCTCGCAGTAAAAGTGATCGCGAAAACCTCGGTAAAACCTATCAAACGCCTGCGCTCCTGCGCCTCTGTCCGGTTCAAGCGTATATCGAATGGATAAAATGCTCGGCGCTGGTGCATGGGCCTGTGTTCAGAGCTGTTGATCGCTGGGGTAATCTTGGAAGAGAAGGCTTGCACGCGAATAGCATTATCCCGCTGCTGCGTCAGGCGCTGGAGCGAGCAGGACTTCCTGCCGAACAATTTACCAGTCATTCACTGCGCAGGGGCTTCGCCACTTGGGCCCACCAAAGCGGCTGGGACTTAAAATCGTTGATGGCGTATGTCGGTTGGAAGGATATGAAATCAGCATTGCGCTACATCGAAGCCGCCCCGTTTTCGGCAATGAATGAAACCCTACATCTGTCACAGATTTCTTCTATTAATACAGATCTCTTATAG
- the gorA gene encoding glutathione-disulfide reductase: MAYDFDLFVIGAGSGGVRAARFAAGYGARVAIAESRYLGGTCVNVGCVPKKFLVYGAHFSEDFEHAKSYGWSAGEAEFDWSTLISNKDREIHRLNEIYRSLLTNSGVTLYEGHAKLVDPHRVEINGQTYSAEHILIATGGWPQVPEFPGSDLAITSQDAFFLNKLPKRIVVVGGGYIAVEFASIFHGLGADVTQLYRGELFLRGFDGAVRVHLKEELVKRGIDLQFNSDIERIDQNEDGALRVTLKDGRLLTTDCVFYATGRRPMLDNLGLENVKVKLNKAGYIEVDELYQTSEPSILALGDIIGGVQLTPVALAEGTALARRLFKPEQYRPVDYRHIPTAVFSLPNIGTVGLTEEDAKKAGHTVVVFESRFRPMKLSLTQDQERTLMKLVVDADTDRVLGCHMVGPEAGEIIQGLAIALKAGATKQIFDDTIGVHPTAAEEFVTLRTPVGG; this comes from the coding sequence ATGGCCTACGACTTCGACCTTTTTGTAATTGGTGCCGGTTCCGGCGGTGTAAGGGCTGCACGTTTTGCTGCGGGTTATGGTGCACGAGTGGCGATTGCTGAGAGCCGCTACTTGGGAGGCACGTGTGTCAACGTCGGTTGCGTGCCGAAAAAATTTCTAGTTTACGGGGCGCATTTCTCCGAGGACTTCGAACACGCCAAAAGTTACGGCTGGTCTGCCGGTGAGGCTGAATTCGATTGGTCAACCCTGATCAGCAACAAAGATCGTGAGATTCACCGTCTCAATGAAATTTATCGAAGTCTGTTGACCAACAGCGGCGTTACCTTGTACGAAGGACACGCCAAACTAGTCGATCCACACCGGGTCGAGATCAACGGTCAAACGTATAGTGCTGAACATATTTTGATTGCGACCGGCGGCTGGCCGCAGGTGCCGGAATTTCCTGGTAGCGATTTGGCAATTACATCCCAGGATGCGTTTTTTCTCAACAAACTCCCTAAACGTATTGTGGTCGTCGGTGGCGGCTACATTGCTGTGGAGTTTGCGTCGATCTTCCATGGCTTGGGGGCTGACGTGACCCAGTTGTATCGCGGCGAACTGTTCTTGCGCGGTTTTGATGGCGCTGTTCGCGTTCATCTGAAAGAGGAGCTGGTGAAGCGCGGTATTGATCTGCAATTCAATTCTGATATTGAGCGTATCGACCAAAATGAAGATGGCGCTTTGCGCGTCACGCTTAAAGACGGACGCCTGCTGACTACCGACTGCGTGTTCTACGCGACAGGTCGTCGTCCGATGCTGGATAACCTTGGCCTCGAAAACGTCAAGGTAAAACTGAACAAAGCTGGGTACATCGAGGTTGATGAGCTTTATCAGACCAGCGAACCCTCTATCTTGGCGCTTGGTGACATCATCGGCGGTGTGCAACTGACTCCCGTGGCACTGGCTGAAGGCACCGCGTTGGCGCGTCGACTGTTTAAGCCTGAGCAGTATCGCCCGGTAGACTACCGTCATATCCCAACGGCAGTTTTCAGCCTGCCGAACATAGGTACTGTGGGGTTGACCGAAGAAGACGCTAAGAAAGCTGGTCACACGGTGGTGGTATTCGAAAGCCGCTTCCGCCCCATGAAGTTGTCGCTTACCCAGGATCAAGAGCGCACGCTGATGAAGTTGGTGGTCGATGCTGATACAGATCGGGTGCTCGGTTGTCACATGGTCGGGCCCGAGGCGGGGGAAATCATCCAAGGATTGGCCATTGCGTTGAAAGCGGGTGCAACCAAGCAGATTTTCGACGACACCATTGGCGTGCACCCAACTGCAGCCGAGGAATTTGTCACGCTACGTACACCTGTAGGCGGCTGA
- a CDS encoding DNA-binding protein encodes MARGGVNKALVQTARLALLARGENPSIDAVRIEMGNTGSKTTIHRCLKELEEHEFRNAVPAAEIGTELTELVSRLAQRLQEHAQDRIDLAQTAFDEKLQTLSEELARTQLHASAQQQQLDVLNTDLAAKKLVVDATRGALQAQQTSNARLEQAQQDLNVRLQDKDGQIRSLEDKHIHARDALEHYRNSIKEQREQEQRRHEGQLQQVQMELRQAQQVAIVRQEELTQLNRDNERLLSESRSSLRELKTHQQQLKKMTHDAIGLDERYQLAHTQCALLQERLSSAQSESAALKQTLEEHAQSQQILRLELIKTQLAFEASSTIKT; translated from the coding sequence ATGGCAAGGGGTGGGGTCAATAAAGCGCTAGTTCAAACGGCGCGCCTAGCGTTACTGGCTCGCGGGGAAAATCCGAGCATCGACGCCGTGCGTATCGAGATGGGCAACACCGGCTCGAAAACCACGATTCACCGGTGCTTAAAGGAATTGGAGGAGCACGAATTCAGAAATGCTGTACCCGCTGCCGAGATTGGCACTGAATTGACGGAACTGGTGAGCCGCCTCGCTCAGCGACTTCAGGAACACGCTCAGGATCGTATCGATCTCGCGCAGACGGCCTTTGACGAAAAATTGCAAACCTTGTCAGAGGAATTGGCAAGGACTCAGTTGCATGCAAGCGCACAGCAGCAACAACTCGACGTGCTGAATACTGATCTGGCGGCAAAAAAACTTGTGGTAGACGCCACTCGCGGTGCTTTGCAGGCCCAGCAAACATCAAACGCTCGCTTGGAGCAGGCGCAGCAAGATCTAAATGTACGTTTGCAAGACAAAGACGGACAAATTCGCTCGTTAGAAGACAAGCATATCCATGCCCGCGATGCACTTGAGCACTACCGCAATTCAATAAAGGAACAGCGCGAACAGGAGCAGCGGCGCCACGAAGGACAGCTGCAGCAAGTGCAGATGGAGTTACGCCAAGCACAGCAGGTCGCGATCGTACGGCAGGAAGAACTTACTCAGCTCAATCGAGACAATGAGCGCTTATTGAGCGAAAGCCGCAGCAGCTTGCGTGAGCTGAAAACGCACCAGCAACAGCTAAAAAAAATGACTCACGACGCGATTGGACTCGACGAAAGATATCAACTCGCCCACACCCAGTGCGCGTTGCTGCAAGAGCGCTTGAGTTCGGCGCAGAGCGAAAGCGCTGCCCTTAAGCAAACGCTGGAGGAACATGCACAGAGTCAGCAAATACTGCGCCTGGAGTTGATCAAAACCCAGCTGGCCTTTGAGGCCTCGTCAACCATAAAAACATAG
- the ahpC gene encoding alkyl hydroperoxide reductase subunit C produces MPIINSHVKPFKATAFANNEFVEVSEANLKGKWSVVFFYPADFTFVCPTELGDLADNYAEFKKLGVEIYGVSTDTHFAHKAWHDTSDVIGKVKFPLIGDPTHVISRNFDVLIEEAGLADRGTFVINPEGQIKIVELNDGGVGRDASELLRKVKAAQYVAAHPGEVCPAKWKEGEATLAPSLDLVGKI; encoded by the coding sequence ATGCCTATCATCAACAGCCACGTCAAACCATTTAAAGCCACGGCGTTCGCAAACAACGAGTTCGTTGAAGTCTCGGAAGCCAACCTCAAAGGCAAATGGTCTGTCGTTTTCTTCTACCCGGCTGACTTCACCTTCGTTTGCCCTACCGAACTGGGCGACCTGGCTGACAACTACGCTGAGTTCAAGAAATTGGGCGTTGAAATTTATGGTGTGTCTACCGACACCCACTTTGCTCACAAAGCCTGGCACGACACCTCCGACGTGATCGGTAAAGTTAAGTTTCCACTGATTGGTGACCCGACTCACGTGATTTCCCGCAACTTCGACGTGTTGATTGAAGAAGCAGGTCTAGCTGACCGTGGCACTTTCGTAATCAACCCAGAAGGTCAGATTAAAATTGTTGAATTGAATGATGGCGGCGTTGGCCGTGACGCTTCTGAGCTTTTGCGTAAAGTTAAAGCCGCTCAATACGTCGCTGCCCACCCAGGCGAAGTGTGCCCAGCTAAATGGAAAGAAGGCGAAGCCACTCTGGCCCCGTCTCTGGACCTGGTTGGCAAGATCTAA
- a CDS encoding DUF3833 domain-containing protein, producing MLKSIVLALSLGLAGCGGVQVSQYSQQTPKLDLRDYFSGQVLASGIFQKRSGEVIKRFHVVIDSHSEGDALIMHETFNYSDGTKQTRVWTLRPDGPGHWRGTASDVVGEAFGEVSGNTFHWNYVLNLPVDGKTYEVRFDDWMYMLDNKTLANRSYMSKLGVELGQVTLFFTKQ from the coding sequence ATGTTGAAATCAATTGTATTGGCGTTGTCTCTTGGGCTGGCCGGTTGTGGTGGCGTTCAAGTGTCTCAATATAGCCAGCAGACGCCGAAGCTCGACTTGCGCGATTATTTTTCGGGGCAGGTGCTAGCGTCAGGTATTTTTCAAAAACGCTCCGGTGAGGTGATCAAGCGCTTTCATGTGGTAATAGATAGCCACAGCGAAGGTGACGCGCTCATCATGCATGAGACTTTCAATTACAGCGACGGCACAAAACAGACCCGTGTCTGGACCTTGCGCCCGGATGGTCCAGGACACTGGCGTGGCACCGCAAGTGATGTGGTCGGCGAAGCATTCGGTGAGGTTTCGGGCAATACGTTCCATTGGAACTACGTGCTAAACCTGCCAGTGGACGGCAAAACCTATGAAGTTCGTTTCGATGATTGGATGTACATGCTCGATAATAAAACCTTGGCCAACCGTTCCTACATGAGCAAGCTGGGTGTCGAGCTGGGGCAGGTGACGCTGTTCTTTACCAAGCAATAA
- the ahpF gene encoding alkyl hydroperoxide reductase subunit F, which produces MLDANLNTQLKSYLERVTRPIEIVASLDDGAKSQEMLELLKEVASLSSFITLKDDGSDVRTPSFSLDSPGQNISLRFAGIPMGHEFTSLVLALLQVGGYPSKASADAIEQAKLLKGDFTFETYFSQSCQNCPDVVQAINLMAVLNPGIKHVAIDGALFQAEVTDRQIMSVPSVYLNGELFGQGRMGLEEILAKIDTSAGDRQAEKLNAKEAFDVLVVGGGPAGSAAAIYAARKGIRTGVAAERFGGQVLDTMAIENFISVQHTEGPQLAVALEEHVKQYEVDIMNLQRADQLIPGKAGELHEVKFANGASLKARTVIIATGARWREMNVPGEQQYRNKGVAYCPHCDGPLFKGKRVAVIGGGNSGVEAAIDLAGIVKHVTLLEFDVQLRADAVLQRKLLSLPNVTVITNALTTEALGDGQKINGLRYKNRLNDEEVSVDLEGIFVQIGLLPNTDWLKGTIELSPRGEIIVDSRGETSIPGIFAAGDATTVPFKQIIIALGEGAKASLSAFDHLIRTSAPA; this is translated from the coding sequence ATGTTGGACGCCAATCTTAATACCCAGTTGAAATCGTACCTGGAGCGGGTGACCCGTCCAATCGAGATCGTTGCGTCCCTTGATGACGGCGCGAAATCCCAAGAAATGCTGGAGCTACTTAAAGAAGTAGCCAGCCTTTCGAGCTTTATTACGCTTAAAGACGACGGCTCTGATGTGCGCACCCCATCGTTCTCGTTAGACAGCCCGGGACAAAATATCAGCCTGCGTTTCGCCGGCATCCCCATGGGTCACGAATTTACATCTTTGGTGCTGGCGCTACTGCAAGTGGGTGGCTACCCCTCTAAGGCCAGCGCGGACGCCATTGAACAGGCGAAATTGCTTAAGGGTGATTTCACCTTTGAAACTTACTTTTCTCAGTCCTGCCAGAACTGCCCAGACGTCGTTCAGGCAATAAACCTGATGGCAGTGCTCAACCCGGGCATCAAGCATGTCGCCATCGACGGCGCGCTATTTCAGGCTGAAGTGACTGACCGTCAGATCATGTCAGTGCCTAGCGTCTACCTCAACGGCGAGCTGTTCGGCCAAGGCCGCATGGGTCTGGAAGAAATTCTGGCCAAAATAGACACCAGTGCCGGTGATCGCCAGGCAGAAAAGCTCAACGCTAAAGAAGCATTTGATGTGCTGGTAGTCGGCGGCGGCCCGGCAGGTTCGGCCGCTGCGATTTACGCGGCACGTAAAGGTATTCGCACCGGCGTCGCGGCAGAGCGTTTTGGTGGTCAAGTGCTCGACACCATGGCCATCGAAAACTTCATCTCTGTTCAGCACACCGAAGGCCCTCAACTGGCCGTAGCACTTGAAGAACACGTCAAACAATACGAAGTCGATATCATGAATCTGCAGCGCGCAGACCAATTGATTCCAGGCAAGGCGGGCGAGCTACACGAAGTGAAATTCGCCAACGGAGCCTCACTCAAAGCCCGTACAGTGATCATTGCCACCGGTGCACGATGGCGCGAAATGAACGTGCCGGGCGAGCAGCAATACCGGAACAAGGGTGTTGCGTATTGCCCGCATTGCGACGGTCCGTTGTTCAAGGGCAAGCGCGTTGCTGTCATCGGTGGCGGCAACTCTGGCGTTGAAGCAGCGATCGACTTGGCCGGTATCGTCAAACACGTAACCTTGCTGGAATTCGACGTGCAACTGCGCGCCGATGCGGTATTGCAGCGTAAATTGTTGAGCCTGCCCAACGTGACGGTAATCACCAATGCGCTAACTACTGAAGCGCTGGGCGATGGCCAGAAAATTAACGGCTTGCGTTACAAGAATCGCTTGAACGACGAAGAAGTTTCCGTCGATCTGGAAGGCATCTTTGTGCAAATCGGCTTGCTACCCAATACCGATTGGCTCAAAGGCACCATTGAGTTATCACCGCGAGGCGAAATTATTGTGGATTCCCGTGGCGAGACCTCGATCCCCGGCATCTTCGCCGCTGGTGACGCCACCACCGTTCCGTTCAAGCAGATCATTATTGCCTTGGGCGAGGGTGCAAAAGCGTCCCTTAGTGCGTTTGATCACCTGATCCGTACGTCAGCGCCAGCGTAA
- a CDS encoding GAF domain-containing protein, protein MNNHNVSTSTPWCEQDRLAALARLDILDTPPELTFEELASLAAYLCDAPMAQINLIDIDRQWSLAQFGLAEGDQPLEYSLCAHAIRQPDGMIIDDLAADPRFATHPQVVGGARLRFYASALLMSLDGPLGALCVLDVHPRHLSKRQVAALATLANQVVSQLELRRALVAQRESEARHRQQQARQAFLLQLSDRLHDAVRAEDVVFNLGDSLGSTLEIQRIGHGRFDAHGVLTIQSEWLGSPARSSRGVHQIDEYGKDLLGRLTQGELIAVEDVTTDPHTSGSSQRYADYNVRSILIAPLSDDQGFNALLYISSEAPRRWSSEDIALVREVVERTQAADESAKARNALLEAEQRVKLANSIAAVGVWEYTISRNQLHFDSQTRLIAEMSPEQLNPTVEDFLVAVQAEDRSVLVQAVAQALSDRSTGEISLDFRVRPRVSGLPSWLTIRGRRMQERDGTVRLIGTARDITLERNGEENLRRINAVLESQIVERARAERFQAALLILGDQLREKTGCTEIRQAAARVLGMTLGIERVAFATVSLEQESIVIKRDWVLDEIPSLVGVYSLNNFGPLFQTLRRGEGLVINDTLLDARTALGGSELQARGMRTLINIPLLEQGVITTLLMLQGLKPRIWSDEEVSFVRDVAERSWIAMERSRAERALRESELQFRTLADNMSQLAWTAEPCGKIYWYNKRWYDYTGMSLEAMLALGWRSVLDPAHFDRITARAKHCFATGSVWDDTFSLRGKDGNYSWFLSRALPIRDGLGNVTHWLGTHTDITAQVNAEEALRELNDSLERRVAERTREMVTINELLQVEMSERESAEEALRHAQKMDAIGQLTGGIAHDFNNMLTGVLGALDLIQRRVAAGRVAEVDRYINAAMTSANRAASLTHRLLAFARRQSLNPQAVDVNEMVMSMEELLRRTLGESIELCIDLQPRLWQANTDEHQLESALLNLVINARDAMPEGGRLMVSSAVVHVDTQREAMAPGEYVLLSVEDSGFGMSAEVIRRAFDPFFTTKPIGQGTGLGLSMVYGFVKQTGGHVQIDSVVQQGTRIQLYLPRHHEQAADPIAEPESLGAPRAVKGEQVLVVEDEVAVRLLVIDVLRELGYSTLEAGDSKTALPVLQSSERIDLLISDVGLPGLNGRQLAEIARQFRPDLPVLFMTGYARNAEVRAEFLDPGMDMLTKPFNVDELALKVRLMIGDGQPE, encoded by the coding sequence TTGAACAATCACAACGTTTCGACGTCAACGCCCTGGTGCGAGCAGGATCGGCTTGCCGCCCTTGCTCGACTGGACATACTTGACACTCCCCCAGAGCTGACGTTTGAAGAGCTTGCCAGCCTCGCCGCGTATCTATGTGACGCACCTATGGCGCAAATCAACCTGATCGACATTGATCGGCAATGGTCCCTTGCGCAGTTTGGTTTGGCCGAGGGTGATCAACCCCTTGAATATTCGTTGTGTGCCCATGCCATACGGCAGCCTGATGGGATGATCATTGATGATTTGGCGGCCGACCCACGGTTCGCCACTCATCCGCAGGTTGTTGGAGGTGCTCGGTTACGATTTTATGCCAGCGCGTTGTTGATGTCGCTCGACGGTCCTTTGGGCGCGTTGTGCGTGCTTGATGTGCATCCTCGGCACCTGTCCAAGCGCCAGGTAGCCGCATTGGCAACTTTAGCGAACCAGGTCGTCAGTCAGCTAGAGTTGCGTCGTGCATTGGTGGCTCAGCGCGAAAGCGAGGCTCGGCACCGCCAGCAACAGGCGCGTCAGGCGTTTTTACTGCAACTTAGCGACCGACTGCACGACGCAGTTCGCGCTGAGGACGTCGTATTTAATCTTGGGGATAGTCTGGGGTCTACTCTTGAAATTCAGCGCATAGGCCATGGCCGTTTCGACGCACATGGCGTGTTGACCATCCAAAGCGAGTGGTTGGGAAGCCCTGCACGCAGCAGTCGTGGCGTTCATCAAATCGACGAATATGGCAAAGATTTGTTGGGGCGCTTGACTCAAGGTGAGTTGATCGCTGTCGAGGACGTGACTACTGATCCCCATACATCCGGCTCCTCTCAGCGATACGCCGACTATAACGTACGCAGTATTTTGATTGCGCCCCTGAGCGACGATCAGGGTTTCAATGCACTGCTGTATATAAGCTCCGAGGCACCTAGACGGTGGTCAAGCGAAGACATCGCGCTGGTTCGCGAGGTGGTGGAGCGCACTCAGGCGGCGGATGAAAGCGCTAAAGCGCGTAACGCACTTCTAGAGGCCGAACAGCGCGTCAAGTTAGCCAACTCCATCGCTGCCGTAGGTGTCTGGGAGTACACCATTAGCCGTAATCAATTGCATTTTGATAGCCAGACACGATTGATTGCCGAGATGTCGCCCGAGCAACTTAATCCAACCGTCGAGGATTTTCTTGTCGCCGTCCAGGCCGAAGATAGAAGCGTATTGGTTCAGGCGGTAGCGCAAGCGTTGAGCGATCGCTCAACCGGTGAGATCAGCCTGGACTTTCGGGTCCGTCCACGTGTCAGCGGCCTACCAAGCTGGCTAACCATACGGGGGCGCCGGATGCAGGAGCGCGATGGTACGGTCCGTTTGATTGGCACTGCACGGGACATAACGCTTGAACGCAACGGTGAAGAGAATCTGCGTCGAATCAACGCGGTGCTGGAAAGCCAGATCGTTGAGCGCGCACGTGCCGAGCGCTTCCAGGCAGCTTTATTGATCTTGGGTGATCAGCTGCGAGAAAAAACCGGCTGTACAGAGATTAGACAAGCAGCCGCCAGAGTTCTAGGTATGACTTTGGGAATTGAACGAGTTGCATTTGCCACTGTGAGCCTTGAGCAAGAAAGCATCGTAATCAAGCGCGATTGGGTACTGGATGAAATTCCAAGCCTCGTTGGCGTATACAGCCTCAACAATTTTGGTCCGCTATTTCAGACGCTGCGCCGGGGTGAAGGCCTGGTCATCAACGATACTTTACTTGATGCGCGCACGGCCCTGGGCGGTAGCGAGTTGCAGGCCAGAGGCATGCGAACGCTGATCAATATTCCGCTACTCGAACAGGGCGTAATCACCACTCTGTTGATGCTGCAGGGTCTAAAACCAAGGATATGGAGCGACGAAGAAGTCAGCTTTGTTCGCGATGTCGCTGAGCGAAGTTGGATCGCCATGGAACGATCACGTGCCGAGCGGGCGCTGCGCGAAAGCGAGCTACAATTTCGTACCTTGGCCGACAATATGAGCCAGCTGGCCTGGACAGCTGAGCCTTGCGGAAAAATATATTGGTACAACAAACGTTGGTATGACTACACCGGCATGTCGCTGGAAGCCATGCTGGCTTTGGGATGGCGTTCGGTTCTTGATCCTGCACACTTCGACCGAATTACTGCACGGGCCAAGCATTGTTTCGCGACCGGTTCGGTTTGGGACGATACGTTTTCATTGCGTGGTAAAGACGGAAACTACAGCTGGTTTCTATCCCGTGCCTTACCCATCCGCGATGGCTTGGGTAACGTCACCCATTGGCTGGGCACTCACACTGACATCACCGCACAGGTCAATGCTGAAGAGGCTCTGCGTGAGCTGAACGACAGCCTTGAGCGACGGGTAGCAGAGCGAACCCGCGAAATGGTTACGATCAACGAGCTGCTGCAAGTGGAAATGTCCGAGCGTGAAAGCGCGGAGGAGGCGTTGCGTCATGCGCAAAAAATGGACGCCATCGGCCAGCTCACGGGCGGAATTGCGCATGACTTCAATAACATGCTCACCGGTGTGCTCGGCGCGCTGGATTTGATTCAGCGGCGCGTCGCAGCAGGGCGCGTCGCAGAGGTGGACCGATATATCAATGCCGCGATGACCTCAGCTAATCGCGCCGCCTCATTGACACACCGCTTGCTCGCCTTTGCCAGGCGCCAGTCGCTTAACCCTCAAGCGGTGGACGTGAACGAGATGGTGATGTCCATGGAGGAGTTGTTGCGCCGCACGTTAGGCGAGAGCATCGAGTTGTGCATTGATCTTCAGCCGCGCTTGTGGCAAGCCAATACTGATGAGCATCAGTTGGAAAGCGCGTTGTTGAACCTGGTGATCAATGCCCGTGACGCTATGCCCGAGGGAGGCCGTCTGATGGTCAGCTCTGCGGTCGTTCACGTTGACACTCAACGAGAAGCCATGGCTCCAGGTGAGTATGTACTGCTCAGCGTCGAAGACAGCGGTTTTGGCATGTCGGCAGAGGTGATCCGGCGTGCGTTTGATCCTTTCTTCACCACCAAGCCGATTGGGCAAGGCACGGGCCTGGGGCTTTCAATGGTCTACGGATTCGTTAAGCAGACCGGCGGCCATGTCCAGATCGATAGCGTGGTTCAGCAGGGTACTCGGATTCAGCTGTATCTTCCGCGCCACCATGAGCAGGCAGCGGATCCTATCGCTGAGCCCGAGAGTCTCGGCGCTCCTAGGGCAGTGAAGGGGGAGCAGGTGCTGGTAGTGGAAGACGAGGTTGCGGTGCGCCTGCTTGTGATCGACGTGCTGCGCGAGCTCGGCTATTCGACATTAGAAGCTGGTGACAGCAAGACTGCGCTGCCAGTGCTACAAAGCTCAGAGCGTATCGATCTGCTCATTAGCGATGTAGGCTTACCCGGGTTAAACGGTCGTCAATTGGCAGAGATCGCCCGGCAATTCCGTCCAGATCTGCCAGTGCTGTTCATGACTGGTTACGCGCGAAACGCTGAAGTGAGAGCTGAGTTTCTCGACCCCGGAATGGATATGCTGACCAAACCTTTTAACGTTGATGAACTGGCGCTGAAGGTGCGCTTGATGATCGGAGATGGACAACCGGAGTGA